One Amia ocellicauda isolate fAmiCal2 chromosome 13, fAmiCal2.hap1, whole genome shotgun sequence genomic window, GGAATTATAATGATATTCATTGGATTTTGATCTATATATATTCTACAATATTCAGAGGGgtgacacattaaaaaaaaaacctgaataaatgaatggaggaacataacaaatgcagacgcctccaaacaggtgtacagcatgatacaattaaacaattaacatcctatcatgctctgtggcatgtatacaaatgctgagcagaccCAGTTGatctcgattttggatcaagatggtaagaggaaaggatctaagtgactgtgaaagaggggtcattattggggcacgaatggcaggagtttcagtcacacagacgctcaactggctcgtgttctggacaagtgggcgagtgcatgtgtgggacaccaagagaatgggacaggcctgactgctggacccctacagtgagggggtccggaggctctgttatgctgtggggggcattttcctggcatggtttgggtctaTTTGTCCCCTTAGAGAGAAGGGTCAcagcaaatcatgacaaagttagtCATGacagagtgatcacctttatcttatggtgacacatttctatcctgatgggagtggtctcttccaggatgacaatgccccatccacagggcatgagggacactgaatggtctgatgagtatgaaaattatgtgaatcatatgctatggccttcacagtcaccagatctcaaaccaattgaacacctataggagattctggaccgacgtgttagacagcactctccaccaccatcatcaaaaccccaaatgagggaatgtcttttggaagaatggtgttcatccctccagtagagttcagactcgtagaatctgtgccaagagcattgaagctgttcgggggctcgtggtgcccaacaccttactgagacactttatgttgttttttcctttaatttgtaaatataaatgtgatttctgatttttttatctgctccactgtgtgcaaaaagtaaattaaacacTCTCTGGGTCTAAGTATGCAAACACCCCAATACTTATCTCAACGAGCTCCCAGCAGACTCTGCTGTGATCATATCTTTCAGTATGAAGAGGTCATGGCTTCACAAAGAAATACCACTGTAAGGCTATTTCTAGTCAAAAGCACAGTCAGACAAACCAATAAACCTGTATCAATGTAACAAAAACAGCCCCTAATTAGAAAAGTTATTAAGAAGCACAACACATTCATCACTGAGATTCCCGTCACCGTTATACATACCTTCCCAAACCTCCAGGGTCCTCCAGTGTGTCCTTAGACACTACAGTGGGATTTGCATGAATATGGGAACATCAGCATGTGTGGTATGAGGAAGCCACTTGTGAAAGCTAAATGCTGTTTAGGCTGGTGCAAGGAACATCTGGACTGGGGTAATGCAAAATAGTCTACAGTTCTGTGAAGCAATGAGAGATTATTTAACCTCTTCAAATGTGATGGTTTCATAAAGTCCTGGTATGGGAGAACACCATTGGGCAAAGTCTTGTGGAGCACCCGTACCAACCTGAATTGGTCTTTGTTCAGGATAAGACTCATACAGCATGTACCACCCTACGCTCATCTGAAAAAGCATGTGCGTTGCTCCTATTGTAAGATGGTTAAACCTACAGAACAGCTGATTATTGGTATATGATGGTTATCTATGTAATGTGTATGCAGTAGGGGGAAAGATGGCCACACAATCTACAGCAAGCCTAGGATGACTTAAATTAAAGGAGACACTGTATAACTATTAACTCCCTGTCAGTCAGTAATAATCTGGTTCTCTCTGGTAAATAGTGTTTCAATGTGGTGTAGCCCCAACTGAGTATTTCTGTGTTGAGTTTGTATCCTTACTCTGATATGCAGCTTGAattcacattttttaaagtGTTATGTTCCTGCTACGGTATGCGATATCATTATTTAGATCAAgccagaaatgtattgttggaTTCAGTAAATTACAGAaagtaatacatgttttgaTGCTCACAAAAAATGTTGGGATTTACATTAAGCACATCAAGTTTTAAAAAGAGGCATCTTTGATGGTGCCTTGCAATGTAGTAgaaatattacaatataatcttcaccaatgacaatgaaaatattaaaaatatgttaCTTGATCTTTGCAAATAGTATGTGATTTCTGCGCACATCTGTTTTCATAAAGCTGGCCCCTTAAAAAAAACGATTTAGACAGTAGACATACCATGTTGTTGTTGAGTAGTTAGTGTAAATATTGGCCTTATATCCCATTCCTTACCTCACTTGGACTTGGAGCAATGCACACTTATATCAAAATGAGCCACTGCATCTAAATCATATTGCAAATGTAATTAAGGCAAATATTGAAAAGAGGGAAAATGTATATCCTTAGAGTGTCTGATTAATCTTACCCGATTGAGTGTGCGCCACGTCTGATGAATTCCGTAACCCTGCAAATGCAAACTGGTATAATCTCCAGTATCTTTGATCTGCAACTTCCACAGGCCTCCTTTGCCATCTGTAGATTATTTCATTTTGAGGATAGCCATCTAGAAAGAAATAGAATCATTCTCGCATGGCACAGTATTACACTACGTCTGCTTTATTTCTAGGCCACTACACCGCAATGAGTGACTTCATATCACTTGGGCACAATCTGAAAGCACATTCGGTGAAGAACAGACTAATTAAATGTGTGATACGTCAGCCTTCTAACCATGAAATGCCCTGGTCATTGTTCTCAGAAAGTTGGCATAATAAAATTTCAAACATGAATAGCTGGCTAAAATGTATTCCAGTGAAGCCGGGTACAGATAAAGCATAAAAATGATAAAGATGTATTATTAAAAgaaataatttgaaatgtacagATATCAACTATATCTTTATAGGCAATATGGCTTTACAGGCGTACCACCAGacagatatgtatttttttgattAAGATGTCTAAAGCAGATGGGATTTCTGAACAGTGTGTAAAGGCACTGCACTTTCACACCTTCACTGAACTTGGACACCAATGTGTCAATAGACCACATGTGAGGATTAATACTTACAGCTTGAAAACTCCAGTGGGCAGGAATGCTCATCCATAGGAAAGTTATGCAGTTTAAGATAGCATTCTGCATTAATAGTCAACCTAACAAAAACAGAATGATAAAAGTTTAGTGATACACAAGAAATAGAGAcctctgtaatgtgttttaattgcttGATTGTGAATTTATCACAAAAAAACCCACACAGGCTGATTTTCCTTTccatattaaaaaatgtttggaCATTCGTTGACATAAATCACTTGACAAACGACACACgccaatgtttttctttgttgtttgtttgtttgtatgttttaaagAAGATACATATCACAGATTGCAGACAACAGATGAAAAACTAATATTAACAGGAAAAACCTACCGTAATGTATACATGACTCTTCCATTATTCCACAGCCTGAGCAGACGATTAGGTGTTGTAATCCAATGGGCGTCAGATTTTCTAGCATTTCTGAAGAAAGTGTCTGGAATCCAAATTTTGCCCACCATATTGCTGTTAAGCATAAGTAGCTTCATAGAGCTGTTAAACTTCAGCCTGCTATCATACCAAGTCTGGGCAAAGAATATGTCAATGGTATATTCCTAAAAGGAGATTGGAAAAATGAAATTAGCTTTGTTAATGAATGGTTTTGTATGACATTATATCTGGACACACACCTTTTGGTcggtttgatttgatttatttgattaataatCGCTTAGCCGTGCGTTTACGTATACTGAGCAGGCACCAAGTGAAGCCAAGTGAAATTGCTGAGGTTGAGCTGTATACACCAGGATTTGACAGTTAAAAAAATGCTTTGGAACTGAAGTGACATATCATGAATGGTTAAAGCCACACTGCATATTTCACAAAACATACTTATAGAGTGGTACTTCACAGAAAATGTCTGATATGTATGCTAAATTTGAAGGCAATTCAACATCCAATTTATTTTGGTGACACAGTAAGCATGCCACTGGGGACCTAATATCAACCTGTTGTATGCTTGGTTTTGTGGAGACGTGATCAAGCACTGTGCAGCTAGATCTGAGCTGAATTTCTCAATCCATTTGAGTTaagtctttttctctctctttctctctcagtgctgtTATATAAACCTGTTACATAAATATGCAGTATACCTACTGTAGCTAAAGACACTCGTGATTGACTAAGGCATCTCATAGAACTTTTTCTGCTTGGTATTCTTTAGTAGATttcaattgtatgtattttttagaaAGATAAGTTGACAATTATTCGATACACAAGCGGTTTCAGCAAGTGAACGTGACTAACAAATGAAATGTACCTCTGAAAAGATTATTTAAATATGGACCAACTATTTCCACAACCTTCTTACAGAATCAATGAGAGAATAACAAACACCTACCATATTAATCGGGTCGACCGGCCCAATGCTGTTTACGTATACTGCAGTCTCAATTACTGTGGGCCTcactgtaaaatatttatatcGGTAAGCTATGAATAGTtgtcataaatatatttataggaTATTGAAATAACTATTAAATaagataaacaacaacaacaacaacaacaaaaactataaCTATTAAGAGAAGATttacttaattaaaatatagcTTGCACAGTACATTTAAGGTGTGCTGCACATTGAGAGCTAGttctatatatttcaaatgtttatgTCAAATTGTAGATGTAGTGggtatttaattagtttttttctttgagGACCTGCATGTTTCTAGACTAAGAGAACTGAGATTAATTTGCCTAACTATTTGGTTGCATGCATGCAATTTTGTTGTCtcttacatatatacacacagaaatacatatacatacatacataaatagcaCTGCAACATACCTCCGATATCTGGTCTGAGTTTGTTGTCATACCCCTGAAGTAGTTTATTCAGGATTAATGTCACATCACTTTCATAGACTTTGGGTGATAAAAcccaggttttatttattggtACATCTTCGTAATCTTCTTCTTCCATTTTATTTGGGCCGAATGCAAAACTtcagaaaaaacataaatacatacatatatcaataaataaatacattccctTATCCACTgctaataattgtatttgttatgcaaatattacattaataagTCATCTTGTTTTGTAATATATCATTATATACTCCAAGATTTGTGTTATGTTTGTATACAGATAGGTAAAATGTGAGAAATGATTAGCAACTACAATTCTAAACGATAATGTGGTTTTATGGCTCAGCGGAAGCAGCAGTTCCATTAGTT contains:
- the gabrg1 gene encoding gamma-aminobutyric acid receptor subunit gamma-1 is translated as MEEEDYEDVPINKTWVLSPKVYESDVTLILNKLLQGYDNKLRPDIGVRPTVIETAVYVNSIGPVDPINMEYTIDIFFAQTWYDSRLKFNSSMKLLMLNSNMVGKIWIPDTFFRNARKSDAHWITTPNRLLRLWNNGRVMYTLRLTINAECYLKLHNFPMDEHSCPLEFSSYGYPQNEIIYRWQRRPVEVADQRYWRLYQFAFAGLRNSSDVAHTQSGEYMIMTIFFDLSRRMGYFTIQTYIPCILIVVLSWVSFWINKDAVPARTSLGITTVLTMTTLSTISRKSLPKVSYVTAMDLFVSVCFIFTFAALMEYGTLHYFTSNRKSKKTKANNAPKSAVVDIRPGTSLLQMNNIAPYQEEDDYAYECLDGKDCASFFCCFEDCRTGAWREGRMHVHVSKIDSYSRIFFPTAFGLFNLVYWVGYLYL